In Fibrobacter sp. UWR2, the following are encoded in one genomic region:
- the hisH gene encoding imidazole glycerol phosphate synthase subunit HisH, protein MSANPIIVVDYNAGNLTSVMNALAHIGVDAKSSRDAGEIAKATRLIFPGVGAAASAMETLTRTGIGDAIKAVVKAGNPVLGICIGCQIILEESEEDGGVKTLGLIPGKAVRFKDEPGLKIPHMGWNQVNFTREHPIMKGIRSGCDFYYVHSYHPVVPAEYAFAETTYGTQTFQGLIGKDNLIASQFHQEKSGDVGLAMLKNFCEWIP, encoded by the coding sequence ATGTCCGCTAATCCCATAATCGTCGTTGACTACAATGCCGGTAACCTGACGTCCGTGATGAATGCGCTTGCGCATATCGGCGTGGATGCGAAGTCTAGCCGCGATGCAGGCGAGATTGCGAAGGCGACGCGCCTGATTTTCCCGGGTGTGGGTGCCGCCGCTTCTGCCATGGAAACGCTTACGCGCACGGGCATCGGTGATGCCATCAAGGCCGTGGTGAAGGCGGGCAACCCGGTGCTCGGAATCTGCATCGGTTGCCAGATTATCCTCGAAGAGAGCGAGGAGGATGGCGGCGTCAAGACCCTCGGGCTCATCCCCGGCAAGGCGGTTCGCTTCAAGGACGAACCGGGCCTCAAGATTCCGCACATGGGCTGGAACCAGGTGAACTTCACCCGCGAACACCCGATTATGAAGGGCATCCGCAGTGGTTGCGATTTTTACTACGTGCATTCGTACCACCCGGTGGTGCCTGCGGAATACGCTTTTGCCGAAACGACCTACGGTACCCAGACGTTCCAGGGGCTCATCGGCAAGGATAACCTGATTGCAAGCCAGTTCCACCAGGAAAAAAGTGGCGATGTGGGCCTCGCCATGCTAAAAAATTTCTGCGAATGGATCCCGTAA
- a CDS encoding C40 family peptidase, producing the protein MGLSSKIASLMLLPFCAGLLCCTFPERTGYDRNIGDYKPIHATEQVTEVPAQETHKAEDTAAKPDSTASEPKPKHMNSADKARAAANRKEAEKAAQRALPTPDFETYAKGWLGAKYVYGAASKTQTDCSGFVMQVFKGYYNIALDHSAARMYKDPRGKSVGRGSLREGDLLFFGSFWNISHVGIYLSGDRFIHASSSRGVVISNLNEKYYKNKYQGARRFR; encoded by the coding sequence ATGGGTCTGTCTTCAAAAATCGCAAGCCTAATGCTTTTGCCGTTCTGCGCAGGGTTGCTCTGCTGCACCTTTCCCGAACGCACGGGTTACGACCGCAACATCGGCGACTACAAACCCATTCACGCAACTGAGCAGGTTACAGAAGTTCCGGCACAAGAAACGCACAAGGCGGAAGATACCGCAGCAAAACCGGATTCCACGGCTAGCGAACCCAAGCCGAAGCACATGAATTCTGCCGACAAGGCGAGAGCCGCGGCGAACAGGAAAGAAGCGGAAAAGGCCGCACAAAGGGCGCTCCCGACACCGGACTTCGAAACCTACGCCAAAGGATGGCTCGGTGCAAAATACGTGTACGGCGCGGCAAGCAAGACCCAGACAGACTGCTCCGGGTTTGTGATGCAGGTATTCAAGGGCTACTACAATATCGCACTAGACCACAGTGCGGCAAGGATGTACAAGGACCCCCGCGGGAAAAGTGTAGGCCGCGGCAGCCTGCGCGAAGGCGACCTGCTTTTCTTCGGAAGCTTCTGGAACATCAGCCATGTAGGCATCTACCTGAGCGGCGACAGGTTCATCCACGCAAGTTCCAGCAGAGGCGTCGTCATCTCGAACCTGAACGAGAAATATTACAAGAACAAGTATCAGGGCGCGAGAAGGTTCCGCTAG
- the pheA gene encoding prephenate dehydratase — translation MKKIAFQGRRGAYSESAAYHLFGNDIEVVPMDTFEQIFQGIETGAVDGGAIPIENSTAGSIYDNYDLLYKWRHPIVGEVKLQISHSLCALPGTKLADLKEVLSHPQGLAQCSRFFGRNPQIKSTAFYDTAGSAEEVAKRGDKTVGAIASAYAGKFYGLDILAEGIENLPGVNFTRFYAIQKTANPLPETGTIKTTLLFMLSDSGKSGALHAALGCFAKRDLNLTRIESRPHPDRPWEYIFHLSFEGSPKDPAVIEALKELQTYCDFVYRLGSFREGTTEKLTY, via the coding sequence ATGAAGAAAATCGCATTCCAGGGCCGTCGCGGGGCCTACAGCGAAAGCGCCGCCTACCACCTATTCGGAAACGATATCGAAGTCGTCCCGATGGACACTTTCGAACAGATTTTCCAGGGCATCGAAACCGGCGCCGTGGACGGCGGGGCTATCCCCATAGAGAACTCCACCGCAGGTTCCATCTACGACAACTACGACCTGCTTTACAAGTGGCGCCACCCCATCGTAGGCGAAGTCAAGTTGCAGATTTCGCACAGCCTGTGCGCACTGCCCGGAACAAAACTTGCCGACCTGAAAGAAGTGCTGAGCCACCCGCAAGGGCTTGCACAGTGCAGCCGCTTTTTCGGGCGTAACCCGCAAATCAAGAGCACCGCGTTTTACGATACCGCAGGCAGTGCCGAAGAAGTTGCAAAGCGTGGCGATAAAACCGTAGGCGCGATTGCGAGCGCCTACGCCGGCAAGTTCTACGGCCTGGATATCTTGGCCGAAGGCATAGAGAACTTGCCGGGGGTGAACTTCACCCGGTTTTACGCCATCCAGAAGACGGCGAACCCGCTCCCGGAAACAGGAACCATCAAGACGACGCTTCTCTTTATGCTCAGCGATTCAGGCAAGTCCGGCGCATTGCACGCCGCCCTCGGGTGCTTCGCAAAACGCGACCTGAACCTCACCCGCATTGAGAGCCGCCCGCACCCTGACCGCCCGTGGGAATACATATTCCACCTTTCCTTCGAAGGTAGCCCGAAGGACCCGGCCGTCATCGAAGCCCTCAAGGAATTGCAGACCTACTGCGATTTCGTGTACCGCCTGGGCAGTTTCCGCGAAGGCACTACAGAGAAACTAACGTATTAG
- a CDS encoding glycoside hydrolase family 9 protein: MSLKNGLLPFLLFVVVATAAMQEQPTPYDLIRPVWPLSWDSTVFSNRFVAGPKRNSLPDINTPAAYAPNEMIPDTLNQAFIDAMLVDISPIRVNQAGYRPQDVNKSVYYVGSATSFQVVNAAGDVVGQGNFSETLASSVSSSLTIRASNNAQITTGGDTRYTVSGTGPSGALKKGQLPDGLPENERLRIKVGDEYSSTFIISDRVYSMLRDAVLKFYGVNRSGNSESWFHEPSHLKDGSLANVDMTGGWYDCGDHLKESQTIAYSFVQLALMDAVYAERDQDNYAFNQGETENTDGVPDILREARFGAEYVLKAYDAANGVISAMPVSVGRIGADHGWWGPPQAQDGTLEDRGGPTSRILRSDDHPDSKAELASSAGGNFAAGLALLAKRFSDTTSLLVPDTAFAQKCLKVARELYEYGKSKKGNASTMAYSGATKFYDEMGLAAIALFYATGEKKYLNDAVEESSMASGQTKKDFANADKKGAGMFNGGWFAYEEASFLKGTTASDWASLFTSALYAFYKLILETREKAESYGLSDEQRMIYVEDVAFTMAANLGAVMSGGSQKILLPSGQASWVGATVTYDSVWGLTNSVNPEQWWTKYEASNIFELLAYYDVTKDLENVIMPQTGTFQDWKSEEILNLAVSHMNYFLGMNPWDVSLVYGVGDKNHSHPHHRGSNPEGKNVAGFTDTYKYRPPVGGLGPAKHGTGMDDLSVHFDDYHLTENTCIDAVSNFLPATVILSKSEDLNRAPSMKVEIRHVSMDSAIVVVKLDLNGYAYIALDTADNVAQPTIVSSETPSNNHQIVLRDLLPGTTYYFYAISTNPRSGNTSKKWLVDSLQTPFSFTTLNMVENADIQNVTVCNLSADSAEIMWYTPNGEYESKVYWDTVPHTNPNEFAHNTGAGNADVSGVPTKFHYVKIGGLKERTTYYYAVESNGAYTNTDSSGSILKFTTPVTQYDFAVRMSQYVWDPMPALEINVINNEERPFDSLTLRLYMRGTDEIYYDVGIRRDICQAYSEAAFNLPCSPETQAELDGLFRVTFPKKIEDTYDPTDGTWQWYFPIPLGSTVIKSSSRMRIDVVFDRRSEWEPHLDLMNDTPKKRFYCNDNGTWESQAGDHLPQNPGDWSWMPHSKANGDYADFEGIPCLPKNFGDDDLAPINPYVSVYRKDEFVWGYSPSKSEMSTKKANYKLEVTLDAPFNVSNGSYVEIDQTSKTVNVKGHAHITENGYITQIWANGVKLETEYMLQDNESYLLHDGKIIAHYNLATDLWDLDIPVRMNVGSNKIDITVFAGPNPECAECAENGGCAFENRSYYVRFNRPNMTEGVLTVKDIAGGPVGNNGVVDPEARQKFYVYLNDKDKANTSSTITVNVINGKKQDTLKVVMESIGEGLFRSKNPIVAVPTVKGSHGSDEITFFAGDTIYVEYQDPDDDEDYSRITAFFAESNYPTPQKVVAMDSDCDDRADKLVVYFSNVLDENYSFTQMKVLVDGMADTALIDVPQPVTGLSEVTVPLGASLGIAKTASPGGAAVVFLKNGGEVVEEKVKITDGIAPQLLSVTILENPGHEVEQDTVMVAFNEPVELQSLTTWPLEIAGAPAGVSLNVVGKATTTTNGKSWLYVVTDNDNGAVIPLGGKATVKAGFGVMDNAMNALDPAAACKVVRVAETPRPVPVKLAEMRDFEGDGYADEFYMLFEKRLRPRDMLDSFVVDWGMNAVEKSFVTEADTSSGKIVPKDNSWTIRDSLSAPYDKWIDSTTKVTAVDTFSIVTIGMNPSNGFGEGLTSGAYDGYGRVTPRLGPEGGFFDRFYYVVDKCPPVLMGGKADSAGEYLNLTVTASEPLALLDNEQLEYVERERGGVAGVFLRSARSVRQSGARQLFTYKADADDAIRAGDSIRLPVLASRYRDVTGNAPTAQNPWRMVTGATGKTKFVVTLEKGVTGASGDASGYGMFQPDADEYFRISVVKDGQERLTSLVDNSLVPGMDVDSLNYRHSGPVFNIDITLPLALMTDTANGGGTAMFAVKVSFSVDVYDNLGQYINTLHVNIDAETVREIISSDGVIHLHLEWLAHDGEAPKSKAGKKVGTGAYIAKFKFKAREVNLKTQDTHMITDDKTKTFGFKRARRR, from the coding sequence ATGTCCTTAAAGAATGGTCTTTTGCCATTTTTGTTGTTCGTGGTTGTGGCCACGGCGGCAATGCAGGAGCAGCCGACACCATATGACTTAATACGGCCGGTATGGCCACTTTCGTGGGACAGTACCGTATTCTCTAACCGTTTCGTTGCCGGCCCCAAGCGTAACTCTCTGCCAGATATTAACACTCCGGCGGCGTATGCGCCTAACGAGATGATTCCGGATACGCTGAACCAGGCGTTTATCGATGCCATGCTGGTGGATATTTCGCCCATACGCGTCAACCAGGCCGGCTATCGCCCGCAAGATGTCAACAAGTCGGTCTATTACGTCGGCTCGGCTACGAGTTTCCAGGTGGTCAATGCGGCTGGCGATGTCGTGGGACAGGGAAATTTTTCAGAGACGCTCGCCAGCAGCGTCTCGTCATCCCTGACTATCAGGGCTTCGAATAACGCCCAAATAACGACGGGCGGCGACACCCGCTATACGGTTTCCGGTACTGGCCCTTCGGGGGCTCTCAAGAAGGGTCAGCTCCCCGATGGTCTGCCTGAAAATGAACGCCTCCGTATCAAGGTGGGGGATGAGTATTCGTCTACGTTTATCATCAGCGACAGGGTGTATTCCATGCTGCGCGATGCCGTGCTCAAGTTCTATGGAGTGAATCGCAGTGGCAATTCCGAATCGTGGTTCCATGAGCCGAGCCACTTGAAAGACGGCTCGCTTGCCAACGTGGATATGACGGGCGGTTGGTACGATTGTGGCGACCACCTTAAGGAAAGCCAGACGATTGCCTATAGTTTTGTCCAGCTTGCGCTTATGGATGCCGTCTATGCGGAACGTGATCAGGACAACTATGCGTTTAACCAGGGCGAAACGGAGAATACCGACGGTGTGCCGGATATTCTCAGGGAAGCGAGGTTTGGTGCCGAATATGTGTTGAAGGCTTACGATGCTGCAAATGGTGTAATTTCTGCGATGCCGGTCTCTGTTGGCCGTATCGGCGCGGATCATGGATGGTGGGGGCCTCCCCAGGCTCAGGACGGAACTCTCGAAGATAGGGGCGGGCCTACGAGCAGAATTCTGAGAAGTGATGATCATCCTGATTCAAAAGCGGAACTCGCGAGTTCTGCCGGAGGCAACTTTGCTGCGGGTTTGGCCCTGTTGGCCAAGCGGTTTTCCGATACGACATCCCTGCTTGTTCCGGATACCGCATTTGCGCAGAAGTGCCTGAAGGTGGCGAGGGAACTTTATGAATACGGCAAGTCAAAAAAGGGTAACGCAAGTACGATGGCTTATAGCGGCGCGACCAAGTTCTATGATGAAATGGGCTTGGCAGCAATAGCTCTTTTCTATGCGACTGGCGAGAAGAAGTACCTGAACGATGCCGTGGAGGAATCTTCCATGGCGAGTGGGCAGACGAAGAAGGACTTTGCCAATGCCGACAAGAAGGGCGCCGGTATGTTCAATGGCGGATGGTTCGCTTATGAAGAGGCTTCTTTCCTTAAAGGGACTACGGCATCCGACTGGGCGAGCCTTTTCACGAGCGCTCTTTATGCTTTCTATAAACTGATTCTGGAAACCCGCGAAAAGGCTGAATCCTATGGCCTTTCGGACGAACAGAGAATGATTTACGTCGAGGATGTCGCCTTTACCATGGCGGCAAATCTTGGTGCAGTCATGTCGGGTGGATCGCAAAAAATTCTGCTTCCTTCGGGGCAAGCCAGTTGGGTCGGGGCCACGGTGACTTACGATTCGGTTTGGGGATTGACAAACTCCGTAAATCCTGAGCAGTGGTGGACAAAATACGAAGCTTCCAATATCTTTGAACTGTTGGCGTATTACGACGTGACGAAGGATTTGGAAAATGTCATCATGCCTCAGACCGGGACTTTCCAGGATTGGAAATCGGAAGAAATTCTGAATCTCGCCGTTTCGCACATGAATTACTTCCTTGGCATGAACCCGTGGGATGTTTCCCTTGTTTATGGCGTGGGTGACAAGAACCATTCGCATCCGCATCACCGCGGTTCCAACCCGGAGGGGAAAAATGTCGCCGGATTTACGGATACGTACAAGTACCGCCCGCCGGTGGGTGGCTTGGGTCCGGCGAAGCATGGAACGGGAATGGATGACTTGTCAGTCCACTTCGATGACTATCACCTGACGGAAAATACCTGTATCGATGCCGTTTCGAACTTTTTGCCGGCTACGGTCATTCTGTCCAAGTCGGAGGACCTCAATCGCGCGCCGTCGATGAAGGTGGAAATACGTCACGTGAGCATGGACTCGGCTATCGTTGTTGTAAAACTCGACCTGAACGGATATGCCTATATTGCGCTTGATACTGCAGATAACGTTGCTCAACCTACGATTGTTTCTTCCGAGACGCCGTCGAACAATCACCAGATTGTCTTGCGCGATTTGTTGCCGGGAACGACTTACTATTTCTATGCGATATCGACGAACCCGAGAAGTGGAAATACCTCGAAAAAGTGGCTGGTGGATAGCCTGCAGACTCCCTTCAGTTTTACTACGCTAAACATGGTCGAGAATGCGGATATCCAGAATGTTACGGTGTGTAACCTGAGTGCAGACAGTGCCGAAATCATGTGGTACACTCCAAACGGCGAATACGAATCCAAGGTGTACTGGGATACGGTTCCGCATACGAATCCGAACGAATTTGCCCACAATACTGGAGCGGGCAATGCGGATGTTTCTGGCGTGCCGACCAAGTTCCATTATGTAAAGATCGGTGGACTCAAGGAAAGGACCACATACTACTATGCTGTGGAAAGCAACGGTGCTTATACGAATACTGATTCTTCTGGCAGTATCTTGAAGTTCACGACGCCCGTGACACAGTACGACTTTGCTGTTCGCATGTCCCAGTACGTGTGGGACCCGATGCCTGCGCTAGAAATCAATGTCATCAATAACGAGGAACGCCCGTTTGACAGCCTGACCCTTCGCCTCTACATGCGCGGTACCGATGAAATCTATTACGATGTCGGAATCAGGCGCGATATTTGCCAGGCCTACAGCGAAGCTGCCTTTAATTTGCCCTGTTCTCCGGAAACCCAGGCTGAATTGGATGGGCTTTTCCGTGTGACGTTCCCGAAGAAGATTGAGGATACTTATGACCCGACGGACGGTACGTGGCAATGGTATTTCCCGATTCCGCTTGGCTCGACCGTCATCAAGTCATCAAGCCGTATGAGAATCGATGTGGTGTTCGACAGGCGCAGCGAATGGGAACCGCATCTGGACCTGATGAACGATACGCCCAAGAAGCGGTTCTACTGTAACGATAACGGGACCTGGGAATCCCAGGCGGGTGATCATCTGCCGCAGAATCCGGGTGACTGGAGCTGGATGCCGCACAGCAAGGCGAACGGCGATTATGCCGATTTTGAAGGTATACCGTGCCTGCCCAAGAATTTTGGTGACGATGATCTTGCTCCTATAAATCCCTACGTTTCCGTTTACCGCAAGGACGAATTCGTGTGGGGGTATAGCCCATCTAAATCGGAAATGTCGACCAAGAAGGCCAACTACAAGCTGGAAGTTACTTTGGATGCTCCGTTCAATGTGTCCAACGGCAGTTACGTAGAAATTGACCAGACGAGCAAGACAGTGAATGTGAAGGGCCACGCCCATATTACCGAGAACGGCTACATCACGCAAATCTGGGCAAACGGCGTGAAGCTTGAAACGGAATACATGCTCCAGGATAACGAAAGCTACCTCTTGCACGATGGTAAAATCATCGCGCATTACAATCTTGCCACGGACCTTTGGGATTTGGATATCCCCGTGCGCATGAATGTGGGTAGCAACAAAATTGACATAACTGTATTTGCCGGCCCCAACCCCGAATGTGCTGAATGCGCCGAGAATGGCGGCTGCGCTTTTGAAAACCGCAGTTATTACGTGCGCTTCAACCGCCCGAATATGACGGAGGGTGTGCTCACGGTGAAGGATATTGCCGGTGGGCCTGTCGGCAACAACGGTGTTGTGGACCCCGAGGCGAGGCAGAAGTTCTATGTCTACTTGAATGATAAGGACAAGGCGAATACGTCGAGTACAATCACAGTAAACGTAATCAACGGCAAAAAGCAGGATACGCTGAAGGTCGTGATGGAATCGATCGGGGAAGGTCTCTTCCGCAGCAAGAACCCGATTGTGGCGGTGCCTACGGTGAAGGGGAGCCATGGCTCTGACGAGATAACGTTCTTTGCCGGCGATACCATTTATGTAGAGTACCAGGATCCGGACGATGACGAGGACTATAGCCGGATTACGGCGTTCTTTGCCGAATCAAACTACCCGACTCCGCAGAAGGTCGTCGCCATGGATTCCGATTGCGACGACAGGGCGGACAAGCTTGTCGTGTACTTCAGCAACGTCCTTGATGAAAACTATTCGTTTACGCAGATGAAGGTGCTTGTGGATGGAATGGCGGATACGGCGTTGATTGACGTTCCTCAGCCTGTGACGGGCCTTTCCGAGGTAACGGTTCCACTAGGTGCAAGTCTCGGAATCGCAAAGACGGCAAGCCCGGGCGGTGCTGCCGTAGTGTTCCTCAAGAATGGCGGTGAAGTAGTCGAAGAGAAGGTCAAGATTACGGACGGTATTGCTCCGCAACTCCTGAGTGTCACTATCCTCGAGAATCCTGGCCACGAGGTGGAGCAGGACACGGTGATGGTCGCTTTCAACGAGCCGGTTGAACTGCAGTCGCTTACCACATGGCCGCTTGAGATTGCGGGCGCCCCTGCGGGTGTGTCGCTGAATGTCGTGGGCAAGGCGACCACAACCACGAATGGGAAGAGCTGGCTGTATGTGGTAACGGACAACGATAATGGAGCCGTTATCCCGCTGGGTGGCAAGGCGACGGTCAAGGCCGGGTTCGGAGTGATGGACAATGCCATGAATGCGCTGGACCCTGCGGCAGCATGCAAGGTGGTGCGTGTTGCCGAGACGCCGAGACCTGTTCCGGTGAAACTTGCAGAGATGCGTGATTTCGAAGGCGACGGATATGCCGATGAATTCTACATGCTTTTCGAGAAGCGCCTGCGTCCTAGGGACATGCTCGATAGTTTTGTTGTGGACTGGGGCATGAATGCCGTCGAGAAGAGTTTTGTCACGGAGGCGGATACCAGTTCGGGGAAGATTGTCCCGAAGGACAATTCCTGGACCATCAGGGATTCCCTTTCCGCTCCTTACGACAAGTGGATTGATTCTACCACGAAGGTTACGGCTGTAGATACGTTCAGCATCGTGACCATCGGAATGAATCCGTCGAACGGATTCGGGGAAGGGCTTACCAGCGGTGCGTACGATGGATACGGGCGTGTTACACCGAGGCTTGGCCCCGAAGGAGGATTCTTCGATAGGTTCTATTATGTGGTGGACAAGTGCCCGCCGGTGCTTATGGGGGGCAAGGCTGATTCTGCCGGCGAGTATCTGAATCTTACCGTTACTGCGTCTGAACCGTTGGCTCTTCTGGATAACGAACAGCTTGAGTATGTCGAGCGCGAACGTGGTGGTGTGGCGGGAGTGTTCCTGCGTAGTGCACGATCGGTCCGCCAGAGTGGCGCAAGACAGTTGTTCACCTATAAGGCTGATGCTGACGATGCCATCCGTGCCGGCGATTCTATTCGCCTGCCGGTACTTGCAAGCCGCTACAGGGATGTGACGGGCAATGCTCCGACGGCGCAGAACCCATGGCGCATGGTTACGGGTGCGACAGGCAAGACGAAGTTCGTGGTCACCCTGGAAAAGGGCGTTACCGGTGCCTCTGGGGATGCTTCCGGCTATGGTATGTTCCAGCCCGATGCTGACGAATACTTCCGTATCAGCGTGGTGAAGGATGGACAGGAACGGTTGACGAGTCTTGTGGACAACTCGCTAGTTCCTGGCATGGATGTCGATTCGCTGAACTACAGGCATTCTGGCCCTGTGTTCAATATCGATATCACGTTGCCGCTGGCGCTAATGACGGATACCGCCAACGGGGGCGGGACAGCCATGTTCGCCGTCAAGGTGTCTTTCAGCGTCGATGTCTATGACAACCTAGGCCAGTATATCAATACGCTGCATGTCAATATCGATGCGGAGACGGTACGGGAAATCATTTCGTCGGATGGAGTCATCCACCTGCATCTGGAATGGCTTGCCCACGATGGTGAGGCGCCCAAGTCCAAGGCGGGCAAGAAGGTCGGAACAGGAGCATATATAGCGAAGTTTAAGTTCAAGGCCCGCGAGGTGAACCTGAAAACGCAGGACACTCACATGATAACGGACGACAAGACGAAAACGTTCGGCTTTAAGCGTGCTAGGAGAAGATAA
- a CDS encoding TIGR02147 family protein, which translates to MKPITDYVDYRRYMQDFYDERKRTSAFTWREFARLAGFVSPTYLKLVCEGKTRLKNDGVERTALAMRLVGYEVDYFRMMVRYAHAKTDYERKKAYDEMLSIAGEHKVKVVDEDAFAYFETWKNPVIRELAPIMPGAKPGDIAKLCCQGVSAGDVRESLDFMTKAGLLKKDRKGNYTQTDKALRGDSEVMPVAIRSMHREMAKFGLAAIDDFALSDRNISGVTMGVDRAAYEQILQELEAFRRRIVTIANATKKVTQVYRLNLQLFPLSWTVPDEKND; encoded by the coding sequence ATGAAGCCGATAACCGATTATGTGGATTACCGACGCTACATGCAGGACTTTTACGATGAACGTAAGAGGACTTCTGCGTTTACGTGGCGCGAATTTGCACGCTTGGCCGGCTTTGTGTCGCCGACGTATTTGAAGCTCGTCTGTGAGGGGAAGACGAGACTAAAGAACGATGGCGTGGAACGGACCGCATTGGCTATGAGGCTGGTGGGTTACGAAGTGGATTACTTCCGCATGATGGTCAGATATGCCCATGCAAAGACGGACTACGAACGTAAAAAGGCGTACGACGAAATGCTGAGCATAGCGGGGGAGCATAAGGTTAAGGTTGTCGATGAAGACGCTTTCGCCTACTTTGAGACCTGGAAGAATCCCGTAATCCGTGAACTGGCGCCCATAATGCCAGGGGCGAAGCCCGGGGATATCGCGAAACTCTGCTGTCAGGGGGTTTCTGCGGGCGATGTGCGCGAATCCTTGGACTTTATGACCAAAGCAGGCCTCCTGAAGAAGGACAGGAAGGGCAACTACACCCAGACCGATAAGGCTCTAAGAGGTGATTCCGAGGTCATGCCCGTGGCGATCCGTTCCATGCATCGTGAAATGGCTAAATTCGGCCTTGCCGCTATCGATGACTTTGCCCTGTCGGACCGAAATATTTCGGGTGTCACCATGGGCGTGGACCGGGCCGCCTACGAACAAATTCTGCAGGAACTCGAAGCTTTTCGCCGTAGGATTGTGACCATAGCGAACGCTACGAAGAAAGTAACACAGGTATATAGACTAAATTTGCAGTTGTTCCCCCTTTCGTGGACTGTACCTGATGAGAAGAACGATTGA
- the rph gene encoding ribonuclease PH, with product MAYERTDRKFDEYRNLKMTTGFISSADGSVLIEMGRTRVICNATLLPKVPDWLAGRGTGWITAEYSLLPQSTGKRVERERKGASGRTQEIQRLVGRSLRGAADLAALGENAIVVDCDVIEADGGTRTASIIGGFVALAIALKKIKERLGITQQILKHGITAISVGVVNGKPLCDLCYVEDSAADVDMNVVMQDAKNFIEVQGTGEHASFDRSMLNTLLDLGENACKDIFKKQMELIGGELP from the coding sequence ATGGCATACGAACGTACCGACAGAAAGTTTGACGAATACCGCAATCTCAAGATGACCACCGGCTTCATCTCTAGCGCCGACGGCTCCGTCCTCATCGAAATGGGACGCACCCGCGTCATCTGCAATGCGACCCTCTTGCCGAAAGTCCCCGACTGGCTCGCCGGCCGCGGCACCGGATGGATTACCGCTGAATATTCCCTGCTCCCGCAGAGCACGGGCAAGCGCGTAGAACGCGAGCGCAAGGGCGCAAGCGGCCGTACGCAAGAAATCCAGCGCCTGGTGGGCCGCTCGCTTCGCGGCGCAGCCGACCTGGCAGCACTCGGTGAAAACGCCATCGTGGTCGACTGCGACGTGATCGAAGCCGACGGTGGCACGCGTACCGCGAGCATCATCGGCGGCTTCGTGGCCCTTGCCATCGCCCTCAAGAAAATCAAGGAACGTCTCGGCATCACGCAGCAAATTCTAAAGCATGGAATTACCGCCATCTCGGTAGGCGTCGTAAACGGCAAGCCGCTCTGCGACCTTTGCTATGTGGAAGATTCCGCCGCCGACGTCGACATGAACGTCGTGATGCAGGACGCAAAGAACTTCATCGAGGTTCAGGGCACCGGCGAACACGCAAGTTTCGACCGCAGCATGCTCAACACGCTCCTCGACCTCGGCGAGAACGCCTGCAAGGATATCTTCAAGAAGCAGATGGAACTGATCGGCGGCGAACTCCCGTAA